A stretch of Edaphobacter lichenicola DNA encodes these proteins:
- a CDS encoding NUDIX hydrolase, which yields MAAKRKQITKPSAPQTQAAKPTAATTIKPASGIKPTSRFAKPKLISSKLTYKGKVFSVFTDKVEEPSGFVHTRDVIRHNGSVVILAVDESKNPSDPEIILIRQFRHAAGQFLIELPAGRVDANEATLAAAKREMIEETGYRAKRWTLLTKYFASPGFLGEWMQIYLARDLRQGASAPEPDENIEVFRLPLSEALALIAANKIHDGKTLIGLMLYDSARRAGRL from the coding sequence ATGGCCGCAAAAAGAAAGCAGATAACCAAGCCGAGCGCCCCCCAGACCCAAGCCGCAAAACCAACAGCAGCAACCACCATCAAACCCGCGTCCGGCATCAAGCCCACATCCAGGTTCGCCAAGCCCAAACTCATCTCCTCCAAACTCACCTACAAAGGCAAAGTCTTCTCCGTCTTCACCGACAAGGTCGAAGAGCCCAGCGGCTTCGTCCACACCCGCGACGTCATCCGCCACAACGGCTCCGTCGTCATCCTCGCCGTCGACGAGTCAAAGAACCCCTCCGACCCCGAGATCATTCTTATCCGTCAGTTCCGCCACGCCGCCGGGCAGTTCCTCATCGAGCTCCCCGCCGGCCGCGTCGACGCCAACGAAGCCACCCTCGCCGCCGCCAAGCGCGAGATGATCGAAGAGACCGGCTACCGCGCCAAACGCTGGACCCTCCTCACCAAATACTTCGCCAGCCCCGGCTTCCTCGGCGAGTGGATGCAGATCTACCTCGCCCGCGACCTCCGCCAGGGCGCCTCCGCCCCCGAGCCCGACGAAAACATCGAGGTCTTCCGCCTCCCCCTCTCCGAAGCCCTCGCCCTCATCGCCGCCAATAAGATCCACGACGGCAAAACCCTCATCGGTCTCATGCTTTACGACTCAGCTCGTCGCGCTGGCCGCCTCTAA
- a CDS encoding cold shock domain-containing protein, with product MAQYKGTVKWFNNAKGYGFLGRDGGADVFVHYSSIQREGYKSLKEGDEVEFDIIQGTKGPQADQVARLKEASQSQASQSQ from the coding sequence GTGGCACAATACAAGGGCACGGTGAAGTGGTTTAACAACGCAAAAGGCTACGGCTTCCTGGGTCGCGACGGCGGGGCCGACGTCTTCGTCCACTACAGCTCCATCCAACGTGAGGGCTACAAGAGCCTCAAAGAGGGGGACGAGGTAGAGTTCGACATCATCCAGGGCACCAAGGGGCCTCAGGCCGATCAGGTAGCTCGTCTCAAAGAAGCGAGTCAGAGTCAAGCGAGTCAAAGTCAGTAG
- a CDS encoding PHP domain-containing protein: MDNISIARLLDETASLLEIDSADPFRIRSYRRAAEAVEQQTTQLSTIADDPKQLLAIAGIGKGMVANIQALLTTGTMPLREELLQKYKPTMLELLRLPGMGPKTVALVWSACQVCDIDGLEAAAKAGHLTKLPRMGEKFVTKLLKGIEDHRKNSSRFRIDKAQQHADTIINLIRAFPGIDEIIPAGSLRRGRETVGDLDLLATGPACEPDVVSAAVEHVAALPLIDKLIAKGQNKVSFTLRNNLQVDVRLLPRASYGAALQYFTGSKMHNVALRQRAIKRGLTLSEYALLRLEDNVIVAAASEAEIYNALDLDYIPPELRENGGELEAAATHTLPQLITLADIRGDLHMHTEATDGRDTIRQMAEAALARGLAYIAITDHSKNLAMTNGLDDTRALAHIKRIREIDAEFAEEFAAGNKSSATPYSLHPTPSPFRILPGIEVDILADGALDLDDSTLAQMDIVVASIHSHFNQPAEEMTARVLRAIENPHVRILGHPTGRKVLGREAYAINIDTILKSAAQKGVAVEHNASPARADLNDLHLRLAKKHNCKIVINTDAHATEELDQMRYGITQLRRAWLTPTDILNTQPTAQALLQQLRPKP, encoded by the coding sequence ATGGACAATATCTCGATCGCCCGCCTCCTCGACGAAACCGCCTCCCTCCTCGAGATCGACTCCGCCGACCCCTTCCGCATCCGCTCCTACCGCCGCGCCGCCGAAGCCGTCGAGCAGCAAACCACGCAGCTCTCCACCATCGCCGACGACCCCAAGCAGCTTCTCGCCATCGCCGGCATCGGCAAAGGCATGGTCGCCAACATCCAGGCCCTCCTCACCACCGGCACCATGCCTCTCCGCGAAGAGCTCCTGCAAAAGTACAAACCCACCATGCTCGAACTCCTCCGCCTCCCCGGCATGGGCCCCAAAACGGTAGCGCTCGTCTGGTCTGCCTGCCAGGTATGCGACATCGACGGCCTCGAAGCAGCCGCCAAAGCCGGCCATCTCACCAAGCTCCCCCGCATGGGCGAAAAGTTCGTCACCAAGCTCCTCAAAGGCATCGAAGACCACCGCAAAAACTCCAGCCGCTTCCGCATCGACAAGGCCCAGCAGCACGCCGACACCATCATCAACCTCATCCGAGCCTTCCCCGGCATCGACGAGATTATCCCCGCAGGCTCCCTCCGCCGCGGCCGCGAGACCGTAGGCGACCTCGACCTCCTCGCCACCGGCCCCGCCTGCGAACCCGACGTCGTCTCTGCGGCCGTCGAGCACGTCGCCGCTCTTCCCCTCATCGACAAGCTCATCGCCAAAGGTCAGAACAAAGTCTCCTTCACCCTCCGCAACAATCTCCAGGTCGACGTCCGCCTCCTCCCCCGCGCCAGCTACGGCGCCGCTCTCCAATACTTCACCGGCAGCAAGATGCACAACGTAGCCCTGCGCCAGCGCGCCATCAAACGCGGCCTCACCCTCAGCGAGTACGCACTCCTGCGTCTCGAAGACAACGTCATCGTAGCCGCCGCATCTGAAGCCGAGATCTACAACGCCCTCGACCTCGACTACATCCCACCCGAGCTCCGCGAGAACGGCGGCGAGCTCGAAGCCGCCGCAACCCACACGCTCCCGCAGCTCATCACCCTCGCCGACATTCGCGGCGACCTCCACATGCACACCGAGGCCACCGACGGCCGCGACACCATCCGCCAGATGGCCGAAGCCGCCCTCGCCCGCGGCCTCGCCTACATCGCCATCACCGACCACAGCAAAAACCTCGCCATGACCAACGGCCTCGACGACACGAGGGCCCTCGCCCACATCAAGCGCATCCGCGAGATCGACGCCGAGTTCGCCGAGGAGTTTGCCGCCGGCAACAAGTCGTCTGCTACTCCCTATTCCCTACACCCTACCCCCTCGCCCTTCCGCATCCTCCCCGGCATCGAAGTAGACATCCTCGCCGACGGAGCCCTCGACCTCGACGACTCCACCCTCGCCCAGATGGACATCGTCGTAGCCAGCATCCACTCCCACTTCAATCAACCCGCAGAAGAGATGACCGCCCGCGTCCTCCGCGCCATCGAGAACCCACACGTCCGCATCCTCGGCCATCCCACCGGCCGCAAGGTCCTCGGCCGCGAAGCCTACGCCATCAATATCGACACCATCTTAAAATCCGCCGCACAAAAAGGCGTAGCCGTCGAACACAATGCCAGCCCCGCCCGCGCCGACCTCAACGACCTCCACCTCCGCCTCGCCAAAAAACACAACTGCAAGATCGTCATCAACACCGACGCCCACGCCACCGAAGAGCTCGACCAGATGCGTTACGGCATCACCCAGCTCCGCCGCGCCTGGCTCACCCCCACCGACATCCTCAACACCCAGCCCACCGCCCAAGCCCTCCTCCAGCAACTCCGCCCCAAACCCTGA